tcCAACAAATAAAGTGTGATAATTTTATTTCTGCATACGTGATTATGTACAGACTATTTTTCAGTTTAGACACattgcacagttttttttcctttgtccgGTTGAAAATCAGCCTGATATGGACACAGTGTAGTTTTGATGCACTTGAGTTACATCTGCAAAGGCAATGACTAAGTAATTAGTCAGTTTTAGGTTCCCTCAACTCCAGTGCATCTATTTAAGTGAATCTATTTAGCAGATGGCACATGGCCAACAACACATCATTTGTGAATTTATCTACTTAAAAAGGACAGCTTTAATCGTAGTCTTGATAGGCCCCAATGCTACACAGTAGTTATAGCACGaggcaaagaaaatattttggaaATACTTTGTAATGAAATTGTCGTCGATTGACTGTAATAACTGATAAGaagttgatttaaaaataaaatgagagacAAGATTAACAGGAGGCTAATATGTTAACAACTGTTTTTAAACCTGATTCACACAGTACTGTGAATATGAGGCAATATGTTTGACAAGTCACATGAGTCGAGAGTCTTGCAGGTCAAACTATGTTACAAAACAGCAGGGAGGGTACTagtgtttttcacagtttaGTCTGTTAGGTGATTCCTGTTATGGGAAAACAAAGTCTGAATGGTAGTTTAATCTCTCACCAAGGCATCCTGATTTCTACCACTTGCAGATTTTAGTACACActcaaaaaatgtttgtgtatccAAAATATTGGAATTGCTGCATTTGTGTATCCAGTGACTACTGTTATCAGGTATGATGTTGGATAATGATCTTCATATCATTCCTGTTTATAGCACAGTGGATTTCCTCACAGACTAAGCTGATTATTTCTCCACAAATTGCCAAGTACAGAATGTAGCCTGCAGCACAAATGCCAGACTGTAGTGGTAAAACAAATTTCACCTCATCCGTGATTAAGATGTGACAGCATCTCAACTATAGAGCTctcactgaataaaaaatagcagcatgaattcagtcatttctatttaaaatatattagtGTTGTGAGCAAGGTTAGGGCTAACTGCCAAAGAAAACAGGTATTGTAGAGAAGTGTGCAGCAATACATTCGCAGATACATATATCACAGGAAcaccaaacaaaacatgaacaatagAAAAGCAAAAGTATATCACAATAATAAGTTCCTACAAATTAGCCCGAATTAGGTTACGTTTTAGTTGTAGTATTTACCAAACACACCAGTGTGTTTGATGAAATAGCTGAATAGCTTTATGATGCCAAGCCCAAGTCTTGGTATAAGTAATAGTCGAATGTGAAACATTACGACTGAGGCAAACGGGCCAATCTGACAGTAAGGTCAAATTGTAGTTAAACAAAGTATAAAACTGATTCAATGCCTGTTTTTAAAAGTGAGGAACTGAAATTAAAGGACTAGATTTAGATCAGATCTCAATCTCCAGGTCATAAGCAATTCTTTCCTTTTTGACTTGCTCAACACTTTGCTCATCTGGAGTAATCAACGGCAGCTCGCACGGTTCCTCCTTCACTTCAATAACCTTCTTAACAacttttggtttgtttaaaatatattcataattTCTTTTAACCTCAAGTAGTGCTGAGGTGAGGAACTTAGGTGAAAAGATCTTTAGTGAGGACGGGAGATCTAGATTCAGGGGGAGAAGGGGCTGACTGAAGGTTGCAGGTTTGTCAGGCAGGGGTGTCATAAGCTGAGATGAGGTACCTGGGTTTTCTAAGTCCCTGGGTACAGGTGAGGGTGGGCACGGCACAGAGGAAGGTTTCAGAACCTCTGGTACAGGGACATCTACTACGACTTTTGTGTATGAGGCTGGAGGTGGGGCCTCAGAGGGCTTGGATAAAGGTCCAGGGTTTGGGGTCGGTAAAGGTGCAGTAGTTGTCAGCGTAGGCGTTTCAGTTATGGTGCCctgagcatcatcatcatccaagTCATCAGTCTGTATCTGCTCAGACTCCTGCAGCGGACAGTTTTCTGGCATGACGTCACTGCCTACATTTTGCAGCTCATCGATGGAGGAATCCTGTTCAGACTCGGTTACAGGCGCGGCCTGTGGCaggaataaaatgtgtttgtgacgTCGACAGAACAGAACGCCACACTTCCTGCACTTCCTGCCGTCTCTGACATGCAGCAGCTTATGACGCTTGAGGTTATGACTTGTAGTGAAAAGTCGGTCACACATGTTGCAGGGAAAGGAGGTGTCCTTGTTGCGGGCGGTGTGGACACACTGTTGCACTCTTTGTTCTTCATgcggctgtttgtgtttcacgAGCCGAGATACACCGGTGAAGTTCCGATTGCCAAGCTCGTACTGATACCGACCTGCTGGTAGATCTAGGGGTTTTAGGAGCACAACAGGACTCATTTTGTCTAGTTTTGAGATGCCTGCCGGTAGTTTAAGTGATTGTGGTGACTTGTTTTTGCtggattttgtttgtgatgtgaTTGCTTTGGTTCTAGTTTCAGCCTCAGCCTCTTCATTCAATGTTTCCTCTtcctacaaaacacacacacacacacacaaagagattaTGAAAATGGAAGATAGAAATTCAAAGAATAAGAGAACCATTTCTTTACAGCAATTTAGAGCAATATAAGATATTGCAGAAAAATGTGCTCAACATAAATACCATGTTATCTTTCTACTTCTGATGATCTGGCAACAACTATTCCCActgtcaccaccaccaccaccacaaaagTAAACTTGTGTGCTTTCTAAACACAATAGTAACACAGAATTACATATGAAGATTTTAAGTCATAGCTGCTACCTTTGGCACTGAAGGGGTTGATGCTGTCTGTATTTCTTCTGAAAGCTCATTTTCAGTTTCCTTCAAAACAGACGTCTGGATGCCCGCAGGAGAATCAACTACAGGTGGAgttgttatttcttctttttccacacTGGCTTTACGGTGGCACTTTCTTCTACGACCGTAAAATCTTGtgaaaaaattgtgaaaaataattCATCTGAATATCGAGTAAATGGATCACATATATCTACTTGTCAAAgtggaaaaggaaaagtttgCTCTTTTCAACCGCAATAAAGATGGTGGGCAATAACAAAGACTGATATGAGAGACACTGGTGCAGCAGGGCTGTAACAGCTACTGTAGCTACTGCACTGTATAATTACCCAGACACAGTTTACTATGGTACAGATGTAAAGACAACTGCACAGCttggtaataataacaatgtttgtatgttttatttgttcacaGAAACGGTGGACTACAACCTTTTCTTCAGCTCTGTAAAGGTATATAGAGACTGGTATGTAATTATTCAATAGCAAAACATATGTACAGAAATATTTGAGAATCCCACCATTTATGGTCCACAACATGTTACTGAATCTTCAGTCATGTGCAAGACATCAATTACCATGAAAATAGGCCTCCAACTCAAAAAATAGTTTCCTTGACGAATTGCTTTTACTACAAGAAGTCAGGAACTGTGAATTATACCCATTATAATTTTCCTAGGCAATGTTTTCAGATTGATTTATATGTCTAATTAACAGCCCAAAACActgagatattcagtttactatgatatgacaaagaaaaggagcaaatcctcacatgtgagaagctgaaaccagagtcaatttagtttataaaatggCGGAAATTACaaattgataatcaaaatagttAATttcctgactgactgatcaattAATGGTCTAATATGTCAGTTGTACATGAATTTGTGTCTTGAAGTCAAATGACCTCCACAGCCAAAAAGACAAGGAGTAAGGCTTATGTAATAACACATAGGGAATAAAGTAGTATGatttaatatgaaattataCGTATTTGACAGCATAATCTAagattttgtgatgttttggtGCTGTTGGTTTTCTAGCCAGCACACTACAAAGTAAGACTCAGTTTGTGGCTCCCATGTATTACTATGAGAGCCACAAACTGGGCCCAGTGCACTACATACAATGACAATTGATAGAAGATGAACCAGTGCAGGAAAGTGACcatgtactgtacttaagtacaactTTAAGGAACTCAAACTTTACTTGAGTAATTccagtttctgctgctttatacttctactctgCTGCATTTACTTTCCTCATAACCTTAGTTTCCAACTtcttactttgcagattcagatttatATTCAACATATAAATTATAATGCATACTCAATTTATTAGATAGACCTGGCTAAAACTAATGCTgcctaatacaacagtcctacAATTACTCCGACTCTCATGAAGGCTATAATGATCAGTTCTTATTGAGTTTTATAGTTCACGAACACTCAAATGGTCTATTGTTAAATTAGGCCCACCTTCACCAGGAGCAACATTTAAGTGATATACACATTAGTTCATGAATAATTATAATCCAGTGATATTACGTACATTGTTTTGAAATGGACTACTCAGCATaataagtacttttactgttgGTACATTTTGGTGCTAATACttgtgtacttttactcaaatcagatttttaatgCAGGACATTTGCTTAAACATTTAAGTATTTATACACTGCGGAAATGGAACTTTACGATCGTCCATCCACTTATCTTAAAACATTACTTAACGTGTCTTAccttttcaattttttcttgGGGCTCTGTTTAGTagacacagtaaacacagaagGGACAAAGTCAGGACTGTCGTGGTCCATGGACGCCTcccctgtaaaacaaaaacagacacatacgttttttttaaccagcttCAGAGTTAAACATTATCTTGCACCAAATCCAGTGAGTCGAGTACCTATTGTAGCGTGTATCTTATCTTACCTGATATGAAATGAGCGCCACAAATACGAGCATTTCCTTTGAGCCCCTCGACGCTACAGTTCACTTGTTGAAGTGCTTGTAGCCATAAACGTCTCCGGTTGGCCTGAAACGGCCGATACCCGGACGGTATCCTGTAAAATCTGAGTTTGGTGGTTGGGGAATATCGATTTTTACAGCCAGACACACAACAGGCCGGCATTTTAGTTTAAAAGTGCCTGGATTTAGTGTGTAGTTTTGGTTGAGGAAGTCGGCGGAAGCAACAAACTTAGCTTCCGTTGCCAAGAAGCGCGCGCATCCTCGAGGatacattcatttaaatatccAGCACGGTTTGTTTTAACCGTGTAGGCAGTGGCGGCTATAGCTTGTAAATTTCCCCTTCAGCCACCTGCCCCAGATATAACTGAAGACACACTATTCTGCACAAACTGTAACTGTTTATCAAACAAATTATCGtaacttttaaaaactaaataaatgataaataccAATTATATACTagtagtaaaagtaaaaataatagaaagagtctctgtctctcttatgTATAAAAAACATAGACGATCAAATTACTTAACTGCACAAATATTTCATCGCATAGATTAACAAGAGAACCTGCATATCATTATATTATCATTACACTATTACACACttcaaacaagacacacacattctaaATTGCAAAACTGTCATTTGAAGCCTCACCTTTCTTGCTTTCAACATCAATTAGTACCAAAATTATTTACAATCTTGAATACCAAAATAAAGTAACACCTGTctctatatagatatataggTACCAATATAAACAACTTGGTTTATATTGGTGGgtactggttttattttgtgttttttcctggtGTGACTAATTCTACTAATGGCATTGGTTCTGTACAGACATAGAAGTGTGATATTTGAGTTTACGTTAAAGACACCGCAAGACAACAATACTTAACGGCCgtctgtttgttgtattttacttttcagGTCCGTGTCGGTGTGGGTGGACTGGTGTTGGGTATGTGTTCAAACCCAAACAATCGTGTGAGTGTAGATTTATGATTGTGCTTGTGGGATTCCGCAGACCGCAGCGGTCTGTGACTTCCCCCTGCTGCCTGGCGATTGTCTTAAACTGAGACTTAAGAAACTTAAGAACCCATTTGCGCACAGAATTAcgactgtggattttgtcccctATCACTTACAGTGAAATCATTTTTGAAGGTATTTAATTTCTTCGTGGCCATTATGGACAGGAGGAACAAACCAAGGACTATTTCAAAGTACACATTGGCatgtgagtattgttttaagacagacctTAAAAATGTGAACCAATCATTTAACAGGAAACATGTGGCCCAGTTAATAATAATGGAGGCACTATTTTTGGTAACAGCTATCAAAACACAGAATGCTTCTACAAATCATCACATCAAAATTGCAATGTCATTAGGTGGTGATTAAGATTGATTTGATTAGTTCCTGCACTTCACAGCGACGcattaaaactgtgaaacagggcactgataaaaaaaaaaacaaacaaaaaaaaaacaaacaagcactcTGACTTATCAGCACTTAACAAGTGAATTGTCCTTGGTCTTCTCAAAAAGGTTTTATGGACATAATTTCCAATAATCAGCCAAGCCAGTGCGTATTCCCAAATACAGTCAAGGACACTTTAAAACATTAAGCATTTCAACAGTACAGGGTTTCCTCTGCTTGAATTAATTTGTCCTGTTAAtattttctccacttttttGGTTGAATTTGTGTTACCCATTATGCCTCAGTCCGTGCTTTGTGTCTATCCAAATACCTGCTAGTCTGTCTACCCTCCCACATACACCACTGCACTAACAGCCTTGTAAGTGTAAATAcaccttcatttcatttttcaatgagaaataaaacaaatttgaagTGCCCTTGAGTTTGATTTAGTTTAAAACACTGTTATATGTGAGCAATTCATTTCTAAAGTAAAACCTTTTTCCAGAAACATCAGAAATTCTCTCCTTCTCGCTTACTGTTGGTACAAACTGGCCTGCTGATCCTGGCTTGTACTCACTTTGAGCTTTCTCCTCCATCCACCATACTTTAAAATAAGATATACATAATCCTTAGCAATAACCATTGAAGTAATAGAAAGTGAATCGGTGAACAGAGCTACAGTTCCTCAATTACTCAGAATAGAGGAACAAAGGCAATAAATAACTGTGATGTGTGTCAGCAGTTATTTGCCTTTTAGCAGTTGATTGAGAGTAAAGCATTAATGATGCATTAAGGAGTCACTATGTGTCGGGTCAGTATCGATATCTGggaataaataatacaaactgTTTCTTTAACAGTCTGTTTGCAAGTAACTTTTCTTAATCAGAAGTTAGTTCCTGATTTATTCCTTAATACCAAGGATTTTGTGAATCGTACTGTTACTGTGTCCATTTATTTGTCCAATTAACTTTTTGTTCAGATTCATATTCTTTGTTTGACAGTGACGGATACATCATAGGTTTTTCACTGAAGATATTTTTGACACAGTAGAAAAAGCACAGTCCATTTATCGTAACATGAGTTCTCCAATTCCACAATGTGTGTGGCCCATCGGTTCCTACTGAAGCACTGTAGTGTTACTCAAATAGGAgtaaacaatttatttttacGAAAGCATTTTGATGAATGAGTAATTATGGCAGCACGATAGTGTATGTGGGACTGACTCAAAATGAACTGCAGAACCCATGTTCAttgtaataaatgaaaatggtACGCACTGCTATAGTGTCGTTTTTAggtggagctctatggcacagaggaataagcttCATAAGGCCttggctacacagacaatacCTGTTAGTCAGATCTGtctgttgttggttttggtcctctcatgggatttgttgacagtaggaaaaatacagaatatcaccATGCTTCTCTTTTAAGTCAGTGTCAATACTCCACCAGCAGATGTCACTGCTGTGTCACTCAGTTTTCAGAATTTCAAACTAGCAGTGAAATGACAATGACACTATTTTATAACAGAACCATTTGACATAAACTCTGGCAATTAATGTCCAAATTTACACTATTTGACTTTATAATCAGTGATGTGTAAGAAAAGCTGTGATTAATCCTTCTCATTCACTTTGGCTGTTTGATTCCTTCTCTAATATCTCACTACAGAACTCAAACCTAAATCTGTTGCTGTCATAAACAGGAGCCCATGTTAGCTTCAGGACAGCACTGTTGTATATAAATCTTACATTAACATCTAATGGAGTGTACTCATATTCTGGAATGAAAATCAATCTGCTGCGTGTGAGAGTTCAATCAATATAATTTCATTTCCACTCACACTTCCACTGAGAGGAAGACCAGAGTCCCACTGACTCCAACTGAGCAGACTGACAGTGttttgaaacacaaacacaataatgCAAACACTAGCGGACACCTGTGAAGATATTTTTCAGGATTACAGGTTTTTTCTCCAGCAGTTATCTCATGTTTTTTCTACAATTGTGAATTCCACACTCCACTTTAGACCTCAATATCTACAAGCTTATGAcctgaaaagaaacaaattggCATTGCCACTGAGTCCCTtacctccctccttcccctcctctccctcaagGTGACTCCTCCATCTGCACCCTCCCTGGTTTTGCCaatccctctctctgcagtttCCATGGTACAGTTACTGGGATCTGATTCCCCTCTCTTTTTGTGAGCTGCCACTATCTCACCTGTTTCCCTAGTTGTCCTGGAGCTACGTGCATCAATCAAAGCTCCGCACTACCGCTTTGTTccctgtgtgtgaaagagagagcgGTACGCGGGGCATCAAAGTTGTTGTCTGTTCCCAGTCTCTATAGCTGAGAAACATTTGCTGAAAGTAACATCAACAGTATGTTGTTTACATATTTCTACAGCCTGACAACACGCCTGATCAGTTTTATTCCTTCCCCATTTTCATCTCTTCTTGTTGTTGTCTTCCTGTTGGGGACGAGGTGTGTCTTTGTACTGGCTTCATTTCACTGCACAGCATCCACATTTTAATTACCCTCATCTTCACCTCGCCTTGCGTCATTCTaagtgggggggggtgggtggtgaTGGGGTGGTGGTGAAGAGGAGATTGAGgatagaatataaaaaaaatgtaagaaggGCGGGGTTGgctgtgagtgaatgggtggcCTGTTTTGAAAAAAggcagtggagaggagagagaggagacacagagaaggAGATGTGAGCCTATAATTATagctaaaatatacagtaattttTAAAACCCCTTTTctgtacacttttttttttcatcagtgaaGATGATCAGTATTCATTCTGGCTTCTGGTGTTCCTGAGCCACGCTTGCTCTTCATTTGCCATGTCCGACACTTCACTTGCAGTAAGGGTTTGGGCGCGTCGCTACCTGGTGGAGTTGGCGCCTGTACGCTGATACTGACAACCCTCTCTGTTTACCTAACAGCACAGCAACCCGCAGGCGCAACCACCTCCACTGGGGAGTGTTGTGGCTGTCGCTCCTGCCATCACTCAGTTGTCTGGTGAAGGGTTGAGCCACTACAGCGCAATTACACATTCATTTCccccagccagccagccagccagccagccagccagccagccagccagccagcaagGCTCCCCTCCCCCTCAAGCTCCCTATGTCCTCCCTGCTTTGCTCTGCCCCCCCTTCATATTTCTGCAACGCGTGCCCTTGCCCACCATTTCCAGCTCTACCTGATACGGCTCAGATTCCTCCCTTACACCTTTAacccccacctccctctctcatttttACCCCTCTTTCACACTTGTCCTCCACATCAGTGGTCGGctcagaaaaaaatacacaaaggacagaagcagagctggagagagagtggggaggTGGAGGCCAAAGGGATGAAGATGAGAGGCGAGGTAAAAGGAGGAAAGCAGCATGAAATAGTGTGAAATGTGAGGGGAGGACAGAAGTAGGAGTGGAGTGGGAGGGAGGTAAGGTGTTCTGGATGGAGAGCAGGGGGTGAGTGGAGAGACTGGCTAATGATATATTGATTTGGCTGAGCCCGGGGCAAAACAGTAGGAGTAtgtgggaggaggagagtcaCAGCTTGCAGATGTCTTAAAACACCTGGGTGGGATAAGTTTTGTTTATGATATGCTCATACTGAAGGGCAGGGAGGCATGATTTGTAAACATCTCCAAGCATCTGAGCCAGGCTTAGGcttgttcaaacaaaaacacgaTTCATATTTCAACCTTGTATTGCAGCGTTTGCATCTAAAGAGTAATTTGAAGGGAATTATAATTGgtttttatgttggaaaaaACGATAGCTCAGCTGTCAGCCAGAGCTCTGAGCTAGAACAGAATAATATCAAAGCTTCTGGCCATAAAAGCAGGCATTTAGACGGCGGACAGTCATTGGGGATCACATTAGGTGAGATCACTaaggggggagaaagagagatggaggggaatTAATGGgattttgtcctttttctctTCATAATGCATcaaggtgtgcatgtgtgtccctGTGGGCAAGTGGGTGAAAGATGCTGATATTGattattaaatacatttctggATGAATGATACGGTCTTTATTGATTGGAGGAGTCACTGAAGATAAAGCCTCATGATTGGAAAACTGCCTGGGAATAACATGGAATCTCACAGCTGAAGTCGTCACACAGCCAGAgggtttaaaaatgtttcagtctgaGATAATATATTAATTTAGGTAATTCATTTAGCTCTCACTGAACCTTCGTTAATTCAATATTCTACATGGCTGCTGTAGCAGCGCCATCCACCTTCCTGTTGTGCTAATGCGACACCAGGTTTCTGCCCATGCTGTTAAATGGGAATTGAATTGTAATACTGCGTGTCTACAGGCTGAGACAGGGGCTGCAGCGAGCAAGTCATTCAAGCGCCGGGAGATGAAGACTCCAAATTGTGGTCTCTGTGTTAGCACTCAAATTAATTAGGCCACTCTCACTAagccttcctcctccccttcgGTACCGTGGTAATCACCTTTCCCTTTGGAAAATTCGAATCAACGCCCAATGCACTCCTTTAGTGTTTTCCTCACTCAAATCCCTTTGTTTCTCCACCTGCTGAATCTTCTCCTCCACCCAACTTTCTCTCATGCTCTCTTCACCCTCGtatctttctctcattttttccctttgctcATCGCATTTACACACTTTTATTGTAAAGATGCCACAAGCAGTTTTCAGCAGGATCCATATGAAGGAGAAGGTGGCCCAGCAGCTGATTATATTAGATGATATGCACTGGAATCTTTCTGCTTTACAGGTGAGATAGTGCCGTTCAAAGCCAATCCCCTGGCTCCCACTCCCTTCATTTACCCCTTACCTCCCCTTTACTCCCCTCTGCCCCATCACTGTTCTGTGCTAAGCATGGTATGACATGATAGCAGAACACAGTGAGAATTGGGAATAGAGGTTATAGAGTCGTGATGAGTGAGGATCTGAGAACAGCGTTGGGTTGACATCCAGGAATAACACCCCTCCCATCCCTGCCCCATCTGCCTGACGACCATGAAAAGCCATTAATTTGTGTGAGAGGACTAACATGTCCCACATGCCAGTCAGTGTCTTGTGATAGACAGATAACTCAATTCTCAATACTGCTCAGCAACACTCAAGTGTGTCCGCTTGTCATTGTTATCTACATGGTGttcaacatttccattttttggCTGGACCTCTATTTGAACAAGATGCATTAAGTCAAAGTCTTAACTGAATGGTTTCTGCTTTCTAACAGAAAGCTATATCAGTATAGCTGTAATATATTACATGCAATAGCACTGGGGTAAATGGTTTAAGAGTAGTGACAACAACACAAGCATGCATGATATCGGTataatgaaatagtatagtggactgtataatgtgtttttgttttgaagggaGAAACAAGCTTCATCTCTCCTTAAGAATAAGGGCATGGGTTTGAGTGGAAACATCAAAAGCTTATCTTTTCAGTCTTAGTAGAACTGCTAGAAAGAAGGCTTGCTTTGAGGTACATCACATGGTAGACAAGACGCTGTTgtcagcataaaaatgtaagtcGCATTTGGAAAACTGGTATTATTTATGTATAGAATAAATGGCAGGGGGCCTAGTATTAATCCTTTTGGGACAACTTTATCAATCTTTtggtgttttgatttgaaaccAATGGCAACAACAGTTTAAACAGAAAGATGAGTTTTGAATCAGCTGTAGGcagaataataaaaatccaTGGAAGGCAGTTTATATAACAAAATGTTGTGATCAGCAGTATCAAAAGCTTTGGACAGATCTGCAAAGAGTACAGCACAATATGAGCCACAACCACCAAATTAAGAACACAAAGGGGATAATTGTTTGTTTCGCAAGAATAGATCAGTTAGCATCATACTGTCTGCCTTCATGAACTCCCTTGATATATATCAGTGTTGATTTCTGTCTTGAGCCTATTCTCCTCAGCCAGTTAATTAAcaagtctgtgtttctgctgaccAAAGTTTCCTCCGCTCAAATACGATTACACACAGTTAAGATTTGCTCCTTCGAGgagttcctctcctctcagtcaAAGTGCTGGGTTtccctttctttcattcttcaaTTTATCCGCCTCTCCACAGTATATCGAAGTCCCCATCTTATGCCATCTCAGTGCCGCTTTGAGGCAGCTGGCCCTCATAGTTCCCTCTGTGAAATGGCTTTAACACACAGTGACTTCTCCAGAATGTGAATGAAGCTGCTGCGAGGGGTCGTTCTCTATTACCTGTCAGTCATCGCCCTTAGTATGATATGGCACTCATGTCACGAGcccatacacacatgcatgcacacacccacacagacacacacacacccacttgTGTGCATGCAgaaggacaaaacacaaaatatggTTCTTGCAGCAATGTATTATATACTGGCAGTCTTCTCAGAgcagtgaataaataatgagaACACTGTTAAAATTCTGCTCGTACGCCATTGCTCTGCTGCTCTTAGCCGCCTGCCGCTCTCTGAAGAAAAGGAAGGCCACACTGGAAAGGGAgaggctgttcttctcttttcttttctttttacgtACTTCCTGccctcttcatccctctcttcaGCTCCTttacttctccctctccctttttaTTCCCCTTGAAAAACTTCTCTATGCTGAGTCTCTGTCAAATGCTGCTCTTGcctccttgtttttcttttactggtatatgtataatattttcCATTGACATTTATGCGAGACAAAAACATGCAATTCCTCCCTGTCATGCATTTTTGGTGATGCGGAACATGGCACGTTGTCTTGTGGAATATTACAGGAACACTAAGATGTAAAAAGTATTTCAGCTTTTGCTATTATGTGAGATCAGTGGAGGTATAGTAACCTCCAACAGTCAGAC
The genomic region above belongs to Seriola aureovittata isolate HTS-2021-v1 ecotype China chromosome 9, ASM2101889v1, whole genome shotgun sequence and contains:
- the LOC130174193 gene encoding uncharacterized protein LOC130174193; this encodes MPACCVSGCKNRYSPTTKLRFYRIPSGYRPFQANRRRLWLQALQQVNCSVEGLKGNARICGAHFISGEASMDHDSPDFVPSVFTVSTKQSPKKKLKRFYGRRRKCHRKASVEKEEITTPPVVDSPAGIQTSVLKETENELSEEIQTASTPSVPKEEETLNEEAEAETRTKAITSQTKSSKNKSPQSLKLPAGISKLDKMSPVVLLKPLDLPAGRYQYELGNRNFTGVSRLVKHKQPHEEQRVQQCVHTARNKDTSFPCNMCDRLFTTSHNLKRHKLLHVRDGRKCRKCGVLFCRRHKHILFLPQAAPVTESEQDSSIDELQNVGSDVMPENCPLQESEQIQTDDLDDDDAQGTITETPTLTTTAPLPTPNPGPLSKPSEAPPPASYTKVVVDVPVPEVLKPSSVPCPPSPVPRDLENPGTSSQLMTPLPDKPATFSQPLLPLNLDLPSSLKIFSPKFLTSALLEVKRNYEYILNKPKVVKKVIEVKEEPCELPLITPDEQSVEQVKKERIAYDLEIEI